Below is a genomic region from Drosophila kikkawai strain 14028-0561.14 chromosome X, DkikHiC1v2, whole genome shotgun sequence.
TTTCAACGCAAATACACGACTCCTGGTGAAGGAACTCTCTCCGCCTGGCGGAGCTATTAAGCCAAGCATAACGAATAAGGCAGAACGGAGAACTTGCAAAGCGTTTCATCCAATTAGAAAGTGTAGTTCCATTGTTAATTGCTCCATCAGAGATATGGCCAGAGTCGGAGAAAACTTTTCGGCGCATACCCAATGAGTCGTAATTAACTTTGGCCGAAAATCTTTGCCGCTGTCCAGCAGCTGATGGGTCGTTAGGCTGGAACTGAGGAAGAATTGAGGCTACTGGAAGTGTTGGCGCTTTTATTGAGTTAAGCAAAATAGGCAAAAGTTATGCAAAGAACCAGTAGTCAGTCAGGCCTGGCCACACACATCCCTTCTAGCTTGTTTTAGTGCCCCCCGACATTTCCTCTTGTTCGTCTTGGCCCATTGTTGCCTCTACTGTTTCCtgattatttttgtaattgctgTTTAAGTTGTTGTGGCAACATCAGCCGCACTTCCTTCCGCCTTCTTGGCGGTTGCCGTTTGGGGCGTgatttaattgaaatcaattAGCGGTAATGAGTGGTCATTAAGTTGGCTTACTGCTTAGGGGGTGCTGAGAGCTCAGAGTTAGCTCTGTCAGTTCATTTCTGGGCCAATGTTGAGAGTCCACTTTAGCCGGGGATAAAATGGGTTCATCGCCACAAGCTGGCAGGGAGGTGGACACATGAGTTTCCCCTCCCCCGGAGTTACGAGTTTCGAGTTCCATTTCGAGTTacatttaaatggaatttaatgCAAATTGAACGCAAACTtttgcaaatatatttcaattaggAGGAGGCCGGAGGAGCAATCgctaacaataacaaattaactGTAGGAGCTCGGTCCAGTTCACATATTAAATGAAGGCCAAAAGTATGGCCCCCCCAGCCCAAGCCTACATCCTGGCAAATGGTAAATGAACACACTTAAGAGTGCAGCACTGGAAGGAAGAAAGGGTCGCAGCAGGCTAGTAAAGGAAACTGCCACTGGGAAAATGGTAACATGAAAAGGCGGTTCAGGCGCAACTTTTCAACTAGGTTTTTAGCGTTGCTCCTTCGGAGGGGGCTGTGGTTAGCTTTCAGTGTCGTCGCTCCACTTGGCAAAACGTTACATCCTTTGCTTTGTCGTTGTTCCTGCCAGCTCTTGCTTTCCTTCTTTCCCTCTATCTCtgttcttttttataattgttttgcTGTTTATtgcaaaattacacaaaaacaatGCACGTTGATGAAGACGACAGTTGAAGCAGGATACTAAATGGGAGAATATAAGGCAAAGGAATACCCTggattatattaaattttggtttgacaatgatttaaatatgggtacaaaaataaattttcttcaaatgataaagattaaaaaataaataaaaatattaaattgagattttttacctttttacCAATGTTCAAGCAGGTGGGCAGCTCGGCTGTCAAAAGATCGTATCGAGTAGGCACTCCGTCAAAGTATGCATGTTGAAGAAGACGACTGTTGAAGCAGGAATGGTTACTAAATAAGAGAAAGATCATATCGAATGGGCAGTTCGGCTGTCAAAGGATCATATTGAGTGGGCACTCCAGCTGTCAGATAgctatttctctctctctctctctctctctctctctctctctctccctctctctctctctctctctctctctctctctctctctctctctctctctctctctctctctctctctctcttttactCTTTCTTGGCTTATACGCTTTTTAACATCATCTCTCAccttttaaagttaaaaaaaaaagagacagaTATAAAAAGTCGGATACATTTGTAATGGTACAGTGGGTCAAGATTGCTTCTAGTACCCTCTGGAAGGatgcacaaaacaaaagccaagcaGGAGACGGccaaatgatgatgatgatgatgatggtgagcAGGACCAAAGCAAAagcccaaaaaacaaaagagatAAAAGACAAGAGAGGGAGTGTGTGTGGCTAGTGCAACTGCAGGCCAGCAAAAGCAGAAAGCAGAAGCAGCTAGCACAAGCAGAAGTAGCAGCcagcagaaaataaaaactttccGAAATGGGAAAACTTTTTTCCTCAACGAGCGAGGACAACCAGGACACCAAGTTGGAGTTGGGGGAGAGGTGGCCAGTAACGAGCCAAGTTGAAAAATCTTTATTGTGTATCAAACCATTTGTATTAATTAGAAGCGGTAGCGGcagcaaaataattacaaacaaagcaaaaacaagaaaagggaaaagggaaaCGGGAAACCCAACTCCGCAGTCCAACTGTAGAGCATATTTCCCTCGCATGTAAATACTTTCCCCCctgaaaaaagaaaggaacTGGCTGGACCAATATTTAAACCTAAAGCATTTGCCGGAAAAGCGGAAATTCGAAGGAAGATAATAAACTTATTTACAGCATAGTTTATGAGTTTATGTACTGCAGATATCACTCATACGACATGGTGTCGCACATTTAACATGCACCCTGCTGTAAAATGCGATACGGCCGCACAAGTTGCGATGGCAGCAAAGACCTCACACCCCTCCCCCAGCAAGGACCTCCCCTGATATAACTACAGAAATATAAGTACGTACAAGCATAATGCGATCGTAAAAAGGCTTTTCATTGCGAGCATAAAGTATTAAGCTACTTTGCAGCATCTTTGCATGCATTACCAAGGATAATACACAGACAAGTGCCTCTCACTCTCACTCTTACCCTCTTCTGTCTGTGTCTCTGTCTTCACACACGCAGAACGGAATCACGTATCCTGCCAGAGATTAGCCAAAGGGGAACTACAGTTATGAGAGAAAGATCCTTGGGTGGGAGGAAGCTTCAGTCTCCAGTCTCGCAGGGAAGACCGCTCTAGGTCCTCGAATTCCTCGCGAAATTGAATCTGCTGATAAGTTGCCGGGGCGAAAATAAAATTGCCATTAACTGGGATTCGTATATACGAGAGGGGTTACTCCTCGTCCTTGCCTGCAGCCAGGACAAGGACGAAggctaagcctcgcctcgaaACAACAAACCGAATTTATGAAATACTTACTCCATTCCATTCACCcttccatccatccatccatccattcaGCCATATATTTCTCCATCTCCTGGCTCTCCCAAGACTCGATGCACGCAAGGATGAATTTACAAGCGCTGGCAAGTGGCCGAAGGATACTTTATATTGCACTGCCTTCACGTCCTCTGTGGTCAAAAGGAGAGGAGGACACTCTAAGTCTCGCATATGCCAGAGGATCtgtataaatacatttttgcgTCGCGACTTCAATACGTTTTCAGTTAACTCGAGTTGGAGTCCGAGTACATACATACCACCCACCCATGCAGGCAggcaggacacacacacacacaccacacacactcgctGGTCAGGCCGGCGACATTTTCGTTTTGGCATTTCGCATGCAATTTGCGGTTCATTGATTCGGAAGTTTTCCCATTTAACTTAAGCCTCTTTAACAATCCTATTGACGCAAATTTCTACTTACCGTTTCCCGTTGCCGCCGCAGGAGTCGCAGGAGGCTGCCGAAAGCGATACAGGGTCGACCTCCCCACCACCTGCTcaggtgtgtgcgtgtgccttGCCCAGTCGTCGTCTACTTAGGCAGAGCAGATGTCCTCCAGCAGTAGTTGCCATATGTCCAGCATGGGGCAGTGCTCGATAATTATACATAATAATGCTGATGGGTCGCTAGTCTGACCTCGGGGGGGAAGGGGTCTTAACTGTGAAGAGGAGCTATCGCTAGAGAGTGTGGACAGGAAAAGCCGCTAGATCTGAATGTTTTCTTCCGCCTGCTCaataattatacatatatgtattgtTATAACAATGCCCATAGATCTGTGTTCTGTTATTGCTGCTACTTCAAGAAGGCTTAGAACCTGGTAAGAAGTGTTCTTACCCCCTTGATCTGGTTAACAAAAGCCTTTGCCAAGTTAATAAGTTAATGAATTTCGTTAGGGAAAACGTATATCTATCGGAGACGGAGTATCCCCCGAAAAACATCATCAAAGTAACCGctgcagcatcatcatcatcatcgatgAGCTGGCCATCAGGGAGCACAACAGCGAGGTACAGGATGCTCCAAAGAAGCAACGAGCAGTAAACCAAAGCGCCAGCCGCCGCTCCAAGGACAGGTGCAATGTGCAATCTTTTGgtattttgttggctttaCACATTTGGCGTAATGCcaaaacacaataaaaaaaaagggaacaaaaaagaaaaagaacagGGTATGAGGTAGGAAAGAAGAAGTAAGAGTTGAGAGGCAAGAGGAAAAAGGGACCAGAACAAGGGAAGGATGTCTTCTACGAAAGCAAAACAACTGCGGCAGGACGAAGACAATGCCAACTCTCGACTCCACTCAACACCTGAGCTGAGCTGTGCTGGAGTCCCGGAGAAGGGCAAACACTTGAAGGCGCGCGGCATGGCACCCACACGAACCGGGAACCGGGATGAGCACCAAGGACGTGCATTCATTCAAATCGACTTCGGCGCCCGACCTGGGAAAAGGAATTCATTTTAATGCACAGGCAAAGGATGAAAGAAGTTTGAGGGTAAAGGGAGTTAGTGGGAGGTATTGGGAGGTACTGGGAGAAACTAGGAGGTACTGAGGGTTACTGGGAGGTAATGGGAGTTCCTGGTCGTCGTTGTCTGAGCCAGGAAACGCTTGCCGGCAGACAGAGGCAGTGCAGGAAAAAGATGAGGGAGGGGTGAAGAAGTAGGACCAGAAGCAAGAGCAGGAGTGAGTCGATTACGGCTGCGTGTGGTGCGCCAAGATGCGCCTGCCTGCCTTCTGAATGCTCCTCCATAGTCGCTGCGTCCCCGCACCCTTTGTCGGTGGATTTAAACGGCCAAAGTGCAATCCAGAAACACAACACACGAgtacaaacacaaacacaaacatgGCCACAgccagagtcagagtcagagtcaaAGGAGCTGCTCCAAGTGCAGGTGCAGCTCCAACTTGAGCTGAGGTAGGAAAAGGACATGGCAAGGACAAGGAGACACACTGGCTGGCAAAAGCAAAGCGCCAGCTACAGTCGAGCCAAGTCTATGAGAGCGAGtctataatttttgttgtggTTCCTGTCTATTGTCTTACCAGAGCCCATCCTATCTCTAAGCGGTCTCCTTCGACAAGGGCAACAGCTCCTCCACTGGTTCCAccagctccttctcctgctcctgctgctcctcctcctccgttaGCTAGGGAAATGAGCCATTCGCGTGAATTACTGAAATCGGATCTGCCCCGTTTGGCCCGCATTTCCCCGCAAGGAGTTTACTTTGGACTGACTCCTGGGGGTCTGCTTCTTTGGGTTTTAAAGCTACCTAAGAGATTATGGTATAGGGATCCTCCAGGAACTCTTAAAGCATTAGAAACTAGTTGTTTTCCAAACAATtggttaattaattatttgtgatATTTATAAGCAATTAAGCTTGAATAAACTAAAAGAGGGGAAAAATAGTTCagggtaaatatttaaaataatataaaaattatctaaatattaaatataatatagaaattatctatatatttaatataatataaaaattatcctaataataattatactaaaagtaattttatattattattaataatatattcttaaaatattctagctaagttttgcttttaattacattttcattaatttatataaagcATTTCCCTGTTTTTGAGATTATAATAGATAAAttagtaaatattatatattaaaaaatttattctaGCCtaaatttgcttttaattaatttttactatttttgtaAAGCATTTCCCTGTTTGTTGAGTATATAAAAGAGGCGCATTAACATTTAAAGTTAACGATCTACTGGAATTATGAATTAAGCGGCTTGTTCGACTATGCTGCCTAATCGGTTGCCAGTGCATTTAGCGTATATTCCCGCTACGAAGTCTGttcaaaatcatttttttaactaaataacTTCCGCGGCCAACCGCCTGCATTCGAAGCCGATGACTTTCTAGTCCTTGCCGCCGGATGCGGGGTAATCAAAGCTGCGGCCTAATGAGTGAAAGCTCCTGGAAACCAACTTCTGGCAGAGCGCCTGCGCCAATTGAGTGCATCTCAAAATTGTGGGTGGCGCCAAAAGTGAGCTtgagtgtttttttattttatttatttattttatgttatttatttgtttttatatatttatttatatttatttatatgtttttatatgtttattttattttattttggttaaaattaatggaaaggaattaaaatattgcaaatgcatttacatataaatttattatttgtttggaattaaattctggTTTAAACTGCGCGCCAAGGCTAGAGCTAAGGCCGATATTCGAGGCAAAAGTGTTATCGATGTgtggaaataaatttaaaaaaaataaataaaattaacctCCCACCTTGCAGAGAgaactaaataaatatcacAGCCAATAAATACccttacaaaataattaaatataatcaatTCAGATacagtaattaaattaaatataaatataaacattcaTAATATCGAGAGGTATCCGTTTCTGCATGTTTTTTACCACCGTTCCCTTCACTAATAATCGACTATCGCTATCGCACTATCGATGTGTCCTGTCTATCGATGCACTTCTGACATCgctaccaaaaaaataaacagaatcggttgggaaaaaaaaaaagaaaaacaagaacgAGAAATACAACAAAAGCGCACCTACAGCAGCTGGTCGCGCATCAAAGAACCTAACAACCAGGCCACCGCTCGCATCCTGGACATGTCCTGCGGCGGGAAACGCAGCGCCTAGACcagcgccgccgccgccgccccctGCTTGCCACGCAATTATGCAAGTTGCAGCCGCGGGAACTAACTGTACTCGCCTCGCTGCCACTGGAAGTGGAAGGGGAGGGCTggaagagcaggagcagcagcagcacccacaATCGGtaagcaggcaggcagcccCATCCTAAACACCATCTGACCCCCGCCTGCCTTCCTGCCTTCGCAGACATGAGCCAGAGACATTCCGAGCCATTCTACATATCGCCCCGGCTGTTCGACAACCGGCGGCTTAAGCGGCGCCGCTGCCGCTGGATGGAACGCCTGCGCGAACGCCAGCGTGTCTGCATGGCCCAGATGCGTGTCCAGGCGATTGCCACCAAGACTGATGGCCGGCGGCAACGTCGCGGAGCCGCTGCCCTGCCAGCGGAAGTGACCATTGACCTGCTGTCggacgacgacaacaacgaGCAGATGGCGGCTGGCCCGTCCGCCGGCCACAGCCGCCTGCTGTTGATTCCTGCCCCCGCCCTGACCACGCGACGTCCACCGAGACTGGGAAGGCGTCAGGCCCAAACATCGTTCCCAAACCCGACCGAGAGCATCCTGATAACCAGCGATGATGAGAACAATGACCACCAGTTGCCGCCGGGCCGTCTGCTCTCGATGCGATCGCGCTCACCCCCGCCACTGGCGCCGCTAACGCTCTCGGATACCGTGGAGGAGGTCACCGTATCGCTGGTGCCGCGCAGCTCCACCACGGCCAACTGCCAGGCCCGGCAGATGCGGCACTCGTATCACTACAAGCCGCCCGCTAACGGAGAAGGAGGCAGCAGCCACTCGGCGGGCGATACGAGCGGTTATCTGGAAGTGGATGTCGGCGGTGGCATAACAGCCACCCTGCCGGACGAAACCACCGTCCACACGGTCATTGCCAATCGCATCTACGAGCTGTCGCTGAGCAAGCTGCGAGAGGGTCTGGCCTCCAGCGGTGTGCCGGAGTACTCGCATGATCTGCTGCCGGAGCAACTGCAGAAGCTATCGCCGGCTTTGCGGGCCAAGGTGGCTCCACTGGTGGCCCCATCGCCGCCCACGCCCATCTCGCTGAAGCTGTCCAGCGACCTCAGCATATCACTGATCTCAGACGACGATGACTGCGAGAGCAGCAGCGGTCCGcaggccaacagcagcagtggTTCCAGCGGcaacggaggaggaggaggattcAAGTCCGAGCTGGTTCACCCGGTCAAGGTGGCCGCGGCGGAGGCCCATGCGGCCGCCAAGCTgctcaagcagcagcagccgcaatTGTCGGTGGTCCAGCATCTGCAATATGGCGGCGGTGGTCGGACGGTGCctgtggctttggctttgccgGTGATGGCGGCACAGGCAACATCGTCATCCGTAGCAGCGGTGCCTCTACCTGTCCTGCAATTGCCGCGACGCCGAAAGCTTGGCTGAGACCTTGGTGGACTGGTGGCCATAATGTAAACATTCCCCCAAGTAGACTTTACCTAGTGCAAATATGGAAGTAAGCTTAGTCACTCCCACTGTTTCCCAGTTATGCTTATACTtttctccctccctctctctctcgctctctctgtctttctctctctctcttacgcactcttcttttttctttacctATCATCCCACCTCTTCCTGTCTCTGTCTTTCTcatattttaagctttaaaaaggAACGAGACGCAACGTACAAAAAGAAAgtagaaagaaagaaagaaaggctTCACctttgcaaaaacaaaacaaaaatttgtaaaatttatataggAGAGAGCATTTGGAGAATAGGAGCAAAAATAATGTGGAGAGTTATGGAAATTTCGAAATGAAATTCCAGAAAGACCCCAATATTTATAACGAGTACAAGTAGGTTAGTTTAAGTCTTGTATTAAGAGTGATTAAGCAAGGATGCAGACCCTCCTCTGTATAACATTTATATAACAAAACTGATCACCAATATTGGAATAAACTTGctcttgtatatataaatatgtatatttgtacAGGCCTTGGGTTTCGAatgaatattttgaataaCTTTTTTACCAGGGATCCCAAATAAGAGTTTAAAAATGAAAGTTATTTATCAATTCTTACTTTTTCATAACTCTTATTCGCAATCCCAGCGTTTTTCCACAGCCGCTTTAAATCGaattttcctcattttcccTGGCTCAGAACCCAAGAGCTTGCAACAACAAATCATGTGTGTTACAGTATTATTTGCTGTATAACATCCTTCTTAGGATCCCTCCTCAGGGCTCATTGCGACAAATGACTGAGAGGCGTCGCCTTTTTACCACTCGATCATTTTCAAACCACGATTCATCTCCGGCCAGAACCTCATGCGTGAACTGGTAACGTGCCACCTGGCTCATTACATACAGCGAGCGACGTGGCAGGAGCAGATCCGCTACCCTGCGCTCAGACTCCTTAGCGGAAACCTTAACCAACCTCATGACACAGTCGCTGAGCAGGCTAAGACCCGCAATGGTATCACCACAGAACTGCAAGAAAATGGAAATTCTGAGAGATTATATAGCCAATCCAACCTAGAGCCTTACCCTAACACTGTCCACATGCGGCTTTATGACGCCCTCCTCAGCCAAGTCCAAAATGTGAACATGGGGCATTACCTTCCCCTTGAAGGCGCTACCAGAGATCCTAGCCAAAACACTGCGGTTGGCCAAGGACCAGTCTCTCCGCTCCGACTCCCGATAACCATGGATGGCCTGCAAAGGTAAAGGATACTATTCTACTTTATATTATTAAGGAGTGGACACACACATCATCCCAATGGCTGGACTCGTAGGGCAAACGTTTGAGATGTGGCTCTATTTCCTGGATCAGGCCCAGCTCCTCATGCTCGCTGACAAAGTCCTTGATGATCCGCATATCCGCCTCAAACTCCTGCTTCTCCAACAAGGTCCACTGGCCGGAAAAGTGCATCAAGCTGAGGCGACGCAGTCCTCGTCCTTTGCCCAGGAACAGCATGTTTATGCTTTGCATCAGAGGAGCAGGTTAACCCTCTATCGATTGTCACCATTCGATAGGCACTGCTAGAGGCAGGGGAATCCCCATCAGGAGTTGCCACTAAACCACTTTTGCTGGTCTGGGAGCACACTCGATTGATGGCCCTCAAGCGCCTGCGCCAGAGCCAGGCTTCGCCTTCGAGTTAGGGCGGAAACGCTTTCCGGTGTAGATATTCCAGAAATATTTCTGCTCTCCAGCCGTACTgctgcgacgacgacgacgacctgGCCGGAGCTGCTGCAGGGACGACTGAAGCTGGAGAAGCTGGAGCTGAGTGCAGATTGTGGTCGCGAGTGGTGTCCAAAGTTTCCAAATCCAAAGCCAATTGAACggtctttttttattattattaaaagccCACGGCTGCTGACGGTGAGAGCTTCTCGAGAGCTATGAGCCATGGTGGTGTCCCGTTAATTGTGGAACCTTCTTAAATCGGCAAGTGCGTAGAGCAGAGAGTGTGCGGTGTCCAGAATTACCAGAGTCCCAGCCGGCGGTGGGTGTTCCAGTGGCCACATTCGCATAcacattcacattcacatCCACGCCCACGTTCCGCGTTCCCTTACCGGAAAGTCCCGCTTAGTTTTCTgtctgtgtatgtgtatgtgtgtgtgtgtgtgtcgggaTAACGGTAAAACGGGGACACCGCACCTACAAAATCTAATCTAAAATTCCTTTAGAGACCCGCAATTATGGCATTGCAAGCCGTTTAGAGTGTGTGTAtacacaacacacacgcacacacactcacactcacacacaccccGCACCCTGAAAAGTATACCATATATAAACGGCCCCCTTCTCCACGTCTCTGTTTTGAGTACAACAGGCCAAAAAGCGTGAGTGTACATGCAAGGATCACCCTGTGTAGCTGCCTCTCCCTCACTT
It encodes:
- the a6 gene encoding protein a6, which encodes MSQRHSEPFYISPRLFDNRRLKRRRCRWMERLRERQRVCMAQMRVQAIATKTDGRRQRRGAAALPAEVTIDLLSDDDNNEQMAAGPSAGHSRLLLIPAPALTTRRPPRLGRRQAQTSFPNPTESILITSDDENNDHQLPPGRLLSMRSRSPPPLAPLTLSDTVEEVTVSLVPRSSTTANCQARQMRHSYHYKPPANGEGGSSHSAGDTSGYLEVDVGGGITATLPDETTVHTVIANRIYELSLSKLREGLASSGVPEYSHDLLPEQLQKLSPALRAKVAPLVAPSPPTPISLKLSSDLSISLISDDDDCESSSGPQANSSSGSSGNGGGGGFKSELVHPVKVAAAEAHAAAKLLKQQQPQLSVVQHLQYGGGGRTVPVALALPVMAAQATSSSVAAVPLPVLQLPRRRKLG
- the LOC108079448 gene encoding alpha-ketoglutarate-dependent dioxygenase alkB homolog 7, mitochondrial; protein product: MQSINMLFLGKGRGLRRLSLMHFSGQWTLLEKQEFEADMRIIKDFVSEHEELGLIQEIEPHLKRLPYESSHWDDAIHGYRESERRDWSLANRSVLARISGSAFKGKVMPHVHILDLAEEGVIKPHVDSVRFCGDTIAGLSLLSDCVMRLVKVSAKESERRVADLLLPRRSLYVMSQVARYQFTHEVLAGDESWFENDRVVKRRRLSVICRNEP